The following is a genomic window from Burkholderia cepacia ATCC 25416.
CGCGGTGTGCGACCGCATCACCGTGTTGCGCGACGGCCAGTACGTTGCGACGACCGACGTCGCGCGCACCGACGTCGAGCAGCTGGTGCGGATGATGGTCGGGCGGCGGATCGAGAGCAGTTTTCCGCCGAAGCCGGCGCGCGCCGCGGATGCGCCGCGGGTACTGGAGGTCGATGCGCTGCAGATCGAGCGCGACGGCCCCGTGAACCGCTTTGAGCTGCATGCGGGCGAGATTCTCGGCTTTGCCGGGCTGGTCGGCTCGGGCCGCACCGAAACCGCGCTCGCGGTGATCGGCGCGACGCGTGCGCATCGCAAGGACGTGCGCGTGCGCGGCACGGCGGCGACGCTCGCCGATCCGGCCGACGCATTGCGCGCGGGCATCGGCATCCTGCCGGAAAGCCGCAAGACGGAAGGGCTCGTCACGTCGTTCTCGATTCGCGACAACATCTCGCTGAACAACCTCGGCAAGTACCGGTCGATGCGCTGGCTGATCGACCGCCGCGGCGAGGCGCGCGCGACGCACGACGTGATGCGGCGTGTCGGCGTGAAGGCGCCGTCGATCCATACCGAGGTCGCGACGCTGTCCGGCGGCAACCAGCAGAAGGTCGTGATCGCGCGCTGGCTGAACCATCACACGTCGGTGCTGATCTTCGACGAGCCGACGCGCGGCATCGACGTCGGCGCGAAAGCCGAAATCTACGGGCTGATGCGCGAACTCACCGCGCGCGGCTACGCCATCATCATGATCTCGTCCGAGCTGCCGGAAATCGTCGGCATGTGCGATCGCGTCGCCGTGTTCCGGCAGGGCCGCATCGAGGCGACGCTCGAAGGCGACGAGATCGATCCCGACACGGTCATGACCCATGCCACGGCCGGCACGCGAGGAGCGACCCATGAACCTGCCTGATTCTTCTTCCACACCTTCCACGACGCTCGCGGCCAACGCCGGAAACGGCGATGCGCCGCCGCCACGCGCGATGTGGGCGCAGTTGCGGCGCTCGACGCTGTTCTATCCGCTCGTCGGCCTCGTCGTCGTGTGCATCGCGATGATGATCGCGAGCCCGAGCTTCCTGTCCGCCGCGAACCTGGAAAACGTGCTGCGCCAGGTGTCGATCAACGCGATCATCGCGGTGGGCATGACCTGCGTGATCCTGACGGGCGGGATCGACCTGTCGGTCGGCTCGGTGATGGCGCTGTCGGGCACGCTCGCGGCCGGGCTGATGGTCGCGGGCGTCAACGCGGTCGCCGCGCTCGCGATCGGTATTGCGGTCGGCTTCGGGTTCGGCTTCCTGAACGGCGTGTTCGTCGCGTTCGCGGGGATGCCGCCGATCATCGTCACGCTCGCGACGATGGGCATCGCGCGCGGCCTCGCGCTGATCTACACGGGCGGTTATCCGATCGACGGGCTGCCCGACTGGGTTGCGTTCTTCGGCAGCGGCAAGGTGCTCGGCATCCAGGCGCCCGTGCTGATCATGCTGGTGGTCTACGCGATCGCGTGGCTGCTGCTCGATCGCATGCCGTTCGGCCGCTACGTGTATGCGATCGGCGGCAACGAGCAGGCGACGCGGCTCACCGGCGTGCGCGTGGCGCGCGTGAAGCTGATCGTCTACACGCTGGCCGGGCTCACGTCGGCGCTCGCCGCGATCGTGCTGACGGGCCGGCTGATGAGCGGGCAGCCGAACGCGGGCGTGGGCTTCGAACTCGACGCGATCGCGGCCGTCGTGATGGGCGGCACGTCGATCTCGGGCGGGCGCGGCGCGATCCTCGGCACGCTTGTCGGTGCGCTGCTGCTCGGCGTGCTCAACAACGGGCTGAACATGATCGGCGTGAACCCGTATGTGCAGAACGTGATCAAGGGCGGAATCATCCTGCTCGCGATCTACATCAGCCGCGAACGGTCGCGGTAACGTGCGATCGATCAGACATCCGAATCATCAACGAAAGAGACAACTCATGACGACACCCGAAGCCCCGCCGCGGATGACCGCGGTCGTTTGCCACGGCCCCGAGGACTACCGCGTCGAACAGGTCGCGAAGCCGCGCCCCGGCACGAACGAACTCGTGATCCGCATCGCCGCGTGCGGCATCTGCGCAAGCGACTGTAAGTGCTATACGGGCGCGAAGATGTTCTGGGGCGGCCCGAACCCGTGGGTCAAGGCGCCCGTGATTCCCGGCCACGAATTTTTCGGCCACGTTGAAGCGCTCGGCGACGGCGCGGCCGAGCACTTCGGCGTGACGGTGGGCGACCGCGTGATCGCCGAGCAGATCGTGCCGTGCGGCAAGTGCCGTTATTGCCGGTCGGGCCAGTACTGGATGTGCGAAGTGCACAACATCTTCGGCTTCCAGCGCGAGGTGGCCGACGGCGGGATGGCCGAATACATGCGCATTCCTCCCACCGCGATCGTCCACAAGATCCCGCTCGGCGTGTCGCTCGAAGACGCCGCGATCATCGAGCCGCTGTCGTGCGCGATCCATACGGTGAACCGCGGCGACCTGCAGCTCGACGATGTGGTCGTGATCGCCGGAGCGGGCCCGCTCGGGCTGATGATGACGCAGGTCGCGCACCTGAAGACGCCGAAGAAACTCGTCGTGATCGACCTGATCGACGAGCGGCTCGAACTCGCGCGGCAGTACGGCGCCGACGTGACGATCAACCCGACGCGCGACGATGCACGCGAGATCGTCCGGTCGCTCACCGACGGCTACGGCTGCGACGTCTACATCGAGACGACCGGCGCGCCGGTCGGCGTGAGCCAGGGGCTCGACCTGATCCGCAAGCTCGGCCGCTTCGTCGAATTCAGCGTGTTCGGCGAGGATGCGACCGTCGACTGGTCGATCATCGGCGACCGCAAGGAGCTCGACGTGCGCGGCGCGCACCTGGGGCCATACTGCTACCCGGTCGCGATCGACCTGCTCGCGCGCGGACTCGTCACGTCGAAAGGCATCGTCACGCACGATTTCGCGCTCGAGGAGTGGGACGACGCGATCCGCGTCGCGAAATCGCCCGAATCGATCAAGGTGCTGCTGAAGCCGGCCCGCTGACGGCCGGCGAGCGCCTCACCGGAGACATCATGGAATACGTCATAGGCGTGGACATCGGCACGCAGAGCACCAAGGCGCTGCTCGTCGACCGGCACGGCACGATCGTCGCGCGGCGCTCGGCCGGCTACCAGCCCGATACGCCGCGCCCGCTGTGGGCCGAGCAATGGCCGCAGGTGTGGTTCGACGCCGTGCTCGAATGCATCGCCGGCTGCGTGAGCGATGCGCACGTGCAGGGTGTGCCGGCCGACGCGATCCGTGCGGTGTGCGTGAGCAGCCTGTACGGCGGCTCGGGCATTCCGGTCGACAGCGACATGCGGCCGGTCCATCCGTGCCTGATCTGGATGGACCGGCGCGCGACCGCGGAAGTCGACTGGATCAATGCGAACGTGAACGTCGAGCGGCTGCGCGTGATCACGGGCAACGGCGTCGACAGCTATTACGGCTTCACGAAGATGCTGTGGCTGCGCGACCAGCGGCCGGACGTGTGGGCGAACGTGCGCTACTTCCTGCCGCCGAACGCCTACGTGATCTACCTGCTGACCGGCGAGGTCGCGGTCGATCACAGCTCGGCCGGCAACATCGGCGGCGTGTACGACGTCGCGCGCCGCGAATGGTCCGACGATGCGCTCGACATGCTCGGCATCCCGGCGACGATGATGCCCGAGCGGCTCGTCGAATCGACGGACGTCGTCGGCGGCCTGCTGTCGCAATGGACGGAGCAGCTCGGGCTGCCGGCCGGCACGCCAGTCGTCGCGGGCGGTGTCGATGCGGCCGTCGCGACCTTCGCGGCCGGCGCGACGCGCACGGGGCAGCATGTCGCGATGATCGGCACCAGCATGTGCTGGGGTTACGTGAGCCGGCATGTCGATGCGCGGCACGGGCTCGTCAGCATGCCGCACGTGTTCAACGGGCAGCGCGACCTGTACGTGTTCGGCGGCGCGATCACGGCGGGCGCGTCGGTCGCATGGTTTCGCGACCAGTTCTGTCACGCGGAGATCGATGCGGCACGCCTGCTGCCGCACGGCGATCCGCACGTGTTGCTCGAGGAGGCGGCCGAAAGCGTGCCGCCGCGCGCCGATGGCGTGCTGTTCCTGCCGTACCTGATGGGCGAACGCAGCCCGGTGTGGGACGCGAAGGCGAGCGGCGCATTCGTCGGGCTGAGTCTCGCGCACACGCGCGCGCACCTGTATCGCGCGGTGCTCGAAGGTGTCGCGTTCGCGTTGCGGCACAACATCGAGGCCGGCCGACTCGGCGCGGCCGCGCTCGACGACCGGCTGATCGTCGTGGGCGGGGCCGCGCATTCGGCGCTGTGGATGCAGATCATCGCGGACGTGACGGGCTTCCCGGTGTGGACGATCGAGCAGGACGTCGAAGCCGCGATGGGGGCGGCCCTGCTCGCGGGAGTCGGGGTGGGGCTCGTGTCGCACGAGGATGCACAAGGCGGATGGGTCACGCTCGTCGAGCGCGCGCGGCCCGATGCCGAACGCGCGGCAGCCTATACGGCGCGCTTTGCGCTCTATACGGCGCTGTATCCGGCGCTCGAACCGATCATGCACGGGTTGCACACGCCATCATGAAAAGTCGATTCGATTTCGGCGGTTCGCGGGTGCTCGTCACGGGCGCGTCGAGCGGGATCGGGCGCGCGTGCGCGGTCGCGCTGGCGCGGGCGGGCGCGCAGGTCGTCGCGGCGGGGCGCGACATGGCCGCGCTCGACGCGCTGGCCGGCGAGGTTGCGTGCGAGACGTTGCGCGTCGACGTTGGCGGTGACGAGCACGCGATCGACGCGGCGCTTGCCGCGCACGACGCGTTCGACGGCCTCGTGAATTGCGCGGGGATCGCGTCGCTCGAATCGGCGCTCGACGTGAGCGCCGCGCATTTCGATCGCGTGATGGCGGTCAACGCGCGCGGCGCGGCGCTCGTCGCACGGGCCGTCGGGCGGAAGATGATCGCGCGCGACGGACGTGGCGCAGCGCAGGCGCGGGGCAGCATCGTCAACGTATCGAGCCAGGCCGCGCTCGTCGGCCTGCCCGCGCATCTGGGCTATTGCGCGTCGAAGGCGGCGATGGACGCGATCACGCGCGTGCTGTGCATCGAACTCGGGCCGCACGGCATTCGTGTGAACAGTGTGAACCCGACGGTCACCCTCACGCCGATGGCGCAGTTCGCGTGGAGCGATCCGGAAAAGCGTGCGCCGATGCTGGCCGCGATTCCGCTCGGGCGATTTGCGGAGCCGGACGAGGTCGTCGAGCCGATCCTGTTCCTGCTGAGCGATGCGGCATCGATGGTCAGCGGCGTGTCGCTGCCGATCGACGGCGGCTACACGGCGCGTTAGGCAACGTCGTACTCGGGCGCCGCATGACCGGAACCCGTGGCGAATGCACGGCGAATGCCCGGCGCGGCCGCCGGGCGGCTAGACCGGATCCTTGCTCGGCGGTCCGTCCGGTTGCTGCGGGTTGTCGTGATGGCCGGGCGGCGACGACAGCGGGTCGTCTTCCGGGTCGCGGTTCGGGTCGGCAGGTGGCTCGGGCGTCGGGGTCGTGTGATCGGTCATGGAGAACTCGCGCAGTGCGTGACGGCGGTGGCGCGGCGGGGGCGCCTCGTCTCCGTTATAGGCAATCGGCCGTGCATTTGCAGCGGGATTGTCGCGGTGGGGCGCCTTTCGTCGGGGCAATCCGCGCGGGCGCGGTTTTCGTGCCGACACCTGCTGCGCCGGAGCGGGCCATGCGCCGCTCCGCGTGCGGGGCGGGATCGGCGTCAGCGCAAATCCGCGGGCGTATCGACGTCGCGCACGATGCCCGGATCGTCGACGTCGAGCAGCCTGACCGGTGCACTGGCGAACAGCGCGCGGGCGCCGGTGTCGCCGTCGAGGGCGGCGAGCGCATCGAAGTGGTGCGCGGCGAAACCGACCGGATGGCCGCGCGCGCCGCGATGCGCGGGTGCGACGATCGACGCGTCGTCGGCGTCGAGTGCGCGTGTGACGCTTTCGTAGGTGGACGCCGCGATCCACGGCATGTCGCCGAGCGCGACGAGCCAGCCGTTCGCGTCGGGCGTCGCGCGTACGCCGGCCGCGAGGCTCGCGCCCATGCCGCGCACCGCGTCGGGCGCGTAGACGACATGGCAGCCGGCTTCGTTCAGCAGCATCGCGAGTTTTTCGGCACCGGGACGCACGACGGCGATCACGTCGGCCGTGGCCGCCGCGAGACGGCGGGCGGCCGCGACCGCAACCGGCGTGCCGTCGGGAAGCAGCGCGAGCAGCTTGCTGTGCAGGCCGCTCGGGTCGAAGCGTTGACCGAGGCCGCCGGCGAGGAGGACGCCGGTGGCGAGTGACGCATAGGACATCGGCGCGGGGGAGAGTGATGCAGGTGCTGCGATTGTGCGGGAGCGGGCAGGGATCGACAAGTGAGGATGTTACCGGGGCGGGTTCGTTTCGTCGGAAAGAACGTCAGCGCGCGGCTTCGTCGAGCATGCTTTCCTCGACGGGACCGTAAATTGCGTGCGACTGGTTGTGCATGACGGCCCAATAGCGGTCGCCGAATGACCAATGCCACCATTCCGACGGGTAATTGGTGAAGCCGGCGCCCGTCAGCGCGGCGATCAGCACCTGGCGGTGGCGGGCGGCGGCCCGGCTGATGAACGGGTTGTGCGTATAGCACGCGCCGGACGATTCCTGGTCGGTTGCGTCGAGCACGCAGCCCATGTCGAGCTCGACGCCATCCGTCGAGATCAGTGTCAGGTCGACGGCCGCGCCCGTCGGATGGGCGGCGACTTCCGGCGGCGCGACGTAGTGGCTCGTCAGCGCGACCAATGTGTCTTCGTCCGGCAGCGGGTTCAGCGTCCGGCGCAGGTGCGCGAGATGCCGGGTGAAATAGTGGCGCTGCAGCGCCAGCGGACGATAGCCTTCCTTGACGTACAGGCGCAGGCCGTCGGGCAGCGCATGCGCGGCGGCGATCAGCCGTTGCGCCACACCGTGGCGCACTTTCAGGAAATGCCGGCTCGGGTGTGCGGTGTCGTCGCGGCCGGGATCGACGGCGATGCGGTCATGAAAACCGGCGAGATCGACAAACCCTTCGTGCGACTCCAGCAGGGCGATCGACCGGACAGCGGGATCGGAGAGCGATATCACGATAGCGGACGGAATGGCGCGATGACGGTTGCGGGCCATGAGCCGGCGCCGAGGCTGGCCGGCCGAGGTCGTTTTTGTCAGACGATTCGCCAATATGCCGGAGTCCGGCGGAGGATGCGCGGCGGTTCGGCCCGCGGGCAGGCGACGCTCACCAGAGCGTCTTGACGTGCGCGTAAGCGCGGATTTTTTCGTCGCGCGTGACGAGCGGCGCGCCGAGCCGTCGAGCGGTCGCGACGATCATGCGATCGGCCGGATCCTTGTGGAACGTGCCGGGGAGGTTGGTGGATTTCGCGGCGATGTCGGCGTCGACGGGCACGAAGCGCATCCCGTCGATTTGCGCGACGGTGGCGAGCCATGCTTCGACATCCATCGTCAGTGCGAGGCGGTCGTTGCGCACCAGCATCGCAATCTCCCACGCGGAGATCGCGGACGCGGCGAGCGCGCCTTCGCTGCGGGCGCGATCGATCGCGCTTCTCGCCTTCTTGCTGAGCGACGGGTCGCCCGCCACCCACCATACCAATGCATGTGTATCCAGCACGATCACCGCGACGCCTCCCAATCATCTTCCGCAATCGGATCGAGAGGATTGTCATAGCGCATGACCGAGCCGCGCAATATGTCCAACGGCTGAGCTTCGCGTGCGTGATACGGCCGGATCTCGAGCGTCGGCTTGCCGTGATCGGTGACGATCAGGCTTTCGCCCGACGCCTCGACGAGCCGGAAGTACTCGAGTGCGCGAGCCTTGAATTCGGATTTCGATACGGGAGCGTGCGGCATCATGATATGAGCATGGTCATTTGACGATGGTCATTTTAGTCATGGAGTCTGACGCAGCGCAAGCGCCGGGGGGCAGCATTACCCGTTCGCGTTACGCATCCGCCCACTTCCTCAACAGGTTGTGATAAATCCCCGTCAACGCAATGACCATCGGGTCCTTCGCGCCTTTCTCGGCGGACAGCGCCTGAATCTGCGTATCGAGCTGGAACAGCAGCGTGCGGTCGCCGTCGTCGCGCACCATGCTCTGGATCCAGAAGAACGACGCGACGCGCTCGCCTCGCGTGACGGGCGTCACATGATGCAGGCTCGACGCGGGATACAGCACGAGATCGCCTGCCGGCAGCTTCGCGCGATGGGTGCCGTACGTATCCTCGACACACAGCTCGCCGCCGTCGTACGCATCGGGTTCCTCGAGAAACAGTGTCGCCGACAGGTCGCTGCGCACGCGGAAATCCGTGCCGCGCAGCAGCCGGATCGCGTTGTCGACGTGCGTGCCGAACGTCTCGCCGCCTTCGTAGCGATTGAACAGCGGCGGAAACACCTTGAGCGGCAGCGCTGCCGAAAAGAACAGCGGGTGGCGCGCGAGCGCGTCCTGGATCGCGTCGCCCACCGCACGCGCGGCAGGCGAGCCTTCCGGCAATTGCCGGTTGCGTTTCGCGAGCGCCGACTGTGTGCCGGACGTCGCGTTCCCGTCGACCCATTCGGCCGCGTCGAGGTGGTCGCGGCATTGCGCGACCTGCGCCTTGGTCAACACGCCGGGGATATGAAGCATCATGTTGCGGATTCCATGACGTGCGGCGCCAGTTGCATTGCCGCCGCACGAAATGCGTCGATCGGCGACGACGCGAGATACGCGCGCATCTTCGCGACGAACGCGGGGGTAGCGGTGGTCGGCACGTGCGCGAGCCAGCCGAGCGCCTCGTCGATGCGCCCGCGCTCGGCAAGCAGCCGCGCATAGTTGAACTGGCCGCGGAAGTCGCCGGCGACGGCGGCGCGGCGATAGTGGTCGAACGCGGCGTCGGGGTCGGCCGGTACGACCCAGCCGTCCTCGTAGAAGCCGCCGATCAGGTTGATCGATTTCGCATGGCCGAGCGCGGCCGCGCGGCGGAACCAGTCGAGTGCGTCGGCGCGGTTCTCGTCGACGCCGTTGCCGAGCGCGAGCGCCGTCGCGTAGTTGTACATGCCCCAGTCGAGCCCCGCCTGAGCGGCGAGCCGGTACCAGTACACCGCGACCGGCGCGCACGCGGCCGTGCCCCAGCCGAACTCGTAACAGCGGCCGAGCATGTTCATCGCCATCGCGTGGCCGGCCCGCGCCGCGTGCCGGAACCAGTTGAACGCGGCCGCCGGGTCGCGCGCGACGCCATGCCCGTCGAGCAGATACTGCCCGTAGACGGCCTGCGCATCGACGATGCCGTTGTCGGCCGCCGCCGCGACCCACGCGGCGGCGCGCTCGGGCGGCCCGGCCAGGATGTCGGCGAACTCGCGCGGCGATACCGACGCGAGCGCCTTCAGCGACACGGCCTCCATCGATCAGTAGCGCGCGTTCAGCGTGACGAACGCCGAGCGGCCCGGGGCGATCGACGCGTAGTGTGCCGGGTACGCCTGGTCGAAGTAGGTGCGGTTGAACAGGTTGTTCACGTTCAGCTGCAGGTCGAGCTTCTTGTTGATCCGGTACTGCGCCATTGCATCGAAGCGCCAGTACGACGGCACCGCTCGCAGGTTCGCGGGATCGCCGAACACTTCCGACATGTAGAACGCGCCGCCGCCGACCGTGAACTTCGGCGTCACGTCGTAGTTCGACCACATCGTGAGGCTGTGCTTCGGCGTGTTCGGGAAGCGGTTGCCGTTGTTCGCCGCGTCCTTGCCGTTGTCGCGCAGCGCGCTCTTCATGTACGTGTAGCCGCCGAACACCTGCCACTGTTTCGTGATCTGGCCGGCGACGCCGAGCTCGAGGCCCTGCACGCGCTTGTTGCCGACCATCGCGTACTGGTTGTTCGGCAGCGTCACGCGCGCGTTCGTCGTATCGATCTGGAACAGCGCGGCGGTGAGTGACAGCTTGTCGTTCAGCACGTTCCACTTGGTGCCGAGCTCGATGCCGCGGTTCTTCTCGGGCGCCATCTGGTCGGCGTTCGGGCCGACGCCGCCGCGGCCCGGCGTGAGCGATTGCGTCTCGCTGCCTTCGCCGAGCAGCATGCCGGCCGGCGTCGACGACGTCGCGTACGACGCGTAGATGCTGCCGTTCTGCGCGGGCTTGAACACGAGGCCGGCCTGCCAGTTCACGAGCGTGTCGTCGCGCGTATAGGTTTTGCCGCCGTTGGCCTTGGTGTCGGTGAAGCGGGTCGAGTAGTCGTCGACGCGCACGCCGGCGTTGACCTGCCAGCGCGGCGTGATCTCGATCGTGTCGAAGCCGTAGATCGACTTCGTCGTGGTGCGTGCATGCGCGTAGTCGTTGTTGCGCGTGATCGAACCGGCCCACGGATCGTTCGGGTTCGGCGACCATAGGCTCGTGCAGTTGTAGCCCGATGCGGCGCCGATGCCGTTCTGGCAGACCTTGCCGGTGTCGGTCGCGACCTTGTATGAATCGCGCTTGCCCCATTCGCGCGTCAGCTCGATGCCGGTCGTGAAGCTGTGCTTGAACGGACCGGTGCGGAACTCGCCGAACAGCTCGGTCAGGTTCGCCAGGCTGTTGATCGAGCTGTCGCGGTTGTTGTTGCGGCGCCAGACCTTGCCGTTCACCACGTTGCCCTGGCTGTCGTCCGGCTGGGTCCAGATGTAGTCCTGCGTCGATTCCGTGTAACGCGTGGTGTTGCGGATCGTCAGCGCCGACGTGATGTCGTGCTCGATCTTGATCGTGCTGATGTCCGACGTGGTCTTGCGGAAGTCGCGGTCGATCAGCCCGTAGAAGTTGTGGCGGTCGACGGGGGCCGGATAGATCGTGCCGACGTTTGCCGGTTTGTTCGACGCCGTATAGAAATACGGGATGCCGCCGTCGGGCATGTCGTCGGTCGACAGGTGGTAGTAGCTCGCGGTAACGCGCGTCGGCGTGCCGAGGCCGAACGCGATCGACGGCGCGACGCCCCAGCGCTCGTTGTTGACGGCGTCGCGGCCGGCGACGTCGTTGTTGTGGCTCATCAGGTTCAGGCGGAACGCGGCGTGATCGGCGAACTGCCAGTTGCCGTCGGCCGTGAAGCGGCGATAGCGGTCGGTGCCGAGGCCCGCGCTCGCGGCGGCGGTGGTGCCGAGGTGCGGGGCCTTCGTGATCAGGTTGATGCTGCCGCCCGCGCCGCCGCGGCCGCCGTATGCGCCGTCGGAACCCTTGGTGATCTCGATGCGCTCGGTATTGAAGATCTCGCGCGTCGTGGCGCCCGTGTCGCGCATGCCGTCGACGAACATGCTGCCCTGCGTGTCGTAGCCGCGGATGAACGGACGGTCGCCGAGCGGGTTGCCGCCTTCGCCGGCGCCGAACGTGATGCCGGGCACGGTGCGCAGCGCTTCCGTCAGCGTCGACGCGCCGCTGTTCTGGATCAGCTCCTGCGGGATCACGGTGACGGATTTCGGCGTGTCGACGAGCGGCGCGGTGAATTTCACGGAAGCCGAGAAATCGGCCTTGTAGCTGTGCTCGGCCTTGCCCTGCACCTCGATCGGCGCGAGATGGCCTTCGGTGCCGGCCGGGGCGGGCGGCGGCGTGCCGTCCGCCGCGAATGCCGGGCTGGCGGCGAGCACGCTGCACAGGGTGGTGAATTTGCCGAGCTTCAGCTCGTCGGGACGTGACTTCATGGTGCGCTTCGACCTCGCGGTGTGGCCCCGGGGCGGTGCGCTGCGGAAATGTGCACGCCGCCGGGAATTATTACGATTTGTTTTCAGGCGGCATTCTATGTAATTTCATCGCGAATGAGAAGCGTTCTTGTTCTCGTTTATTGGGTAATTGTTGACGAATGTGACAGGGGCGTTGAGGGGGGAGATTGGCCGAATGACCAGATAGAAAGGGCTTGTCGGGCCGGTTAGAGTCGCAGTGGCGCGATTCACTTGGTATGACAGCAAAATGCTAATATGACTGCATTGAAAGCAATCTTGATGAGGCGCACCATGCCGGTGATCACCGTCCGAAATCTGTCCGATGAAGTGCATCGAGCACTTCGCATTCGCGCGGCCCAACATGGGCGCAGCACCGAAGCCGAGGTGCGCGACATTCTCGAACAGGCCGTTCTTCCGGGCGGGCGGCTCAAGCTGGGAACGATGCTGGCGGCAATCGGGCAGGAGGCCGGCGGATTCGATTTCGACGCCCAGCGCGACAAGACGCCTGCCGATCCGATGAGCTTCGAATGATCCTTGTTGATACGAATGTCATTTCCGAACCGCTACGACGCGAGCCGAACGCGGCCGTGATCGAGTGGCTCGATGCCCAGAATGTCGAAACCTTGTTTCTGGCTGCGATCAGTCTCGCGGAAATACGATTGGGCGTGGCTGTATTGCCGGAAGGACGCCGGCGAGAGTGGCTGCATCAGAGCATCGAGCAGCGCGTGCTGCCATTGTTTCGCGGACGAATCCTGCCATTCGACGATGCTGCGAGCAAAGCGTATGCGAGCCTTCGCGCACGCGCTCGTGCCGCAGGTGTCGCAATTGCACCATCCGATGGTTTTATCGCCGGCACGGCCGAAGCGAACGGCCTGATCGTCGCCACGCGCGATGTCACGCCGTTCGAGGCAATGGGAATTCGCGTAATCGACCCGTGGGCGCGCTAACGAGCCCACGGCTGCCGGCCGCGCAGGCTGCCCCGCAATTGAAAAACGCGCCGTGCGATGCGGCGCGTTCTGCTTCAGGCGAGCGCGCCGCCGACCTGAAACGACGGCAGGCGGGCGCGAGATCCCGGATGCGGTTCAATCGACGCCGTGAAACACCGCGTCCTCCGGCCCGAGGTATGCCGGCGGGCGCCACGTCGCGTCGCGCATCGAATGCTGGACGAGGTTCTCGACGCCGAGCAGCACCGCGAAGATCGCCATCCGCACCGGAATGCCGTTGTCGGTCTGGCGGAAGATCGCGAGGCGCGGGTCGCGGTTCAGGTCGACCGACAGGTCGTTCGCGCCGGGCCGGCTGTCGCGCGGCAGCGGGTGCATGATCAGCGTGTCGGGCTTGCACACCGTATCGACGAGCGCCTGGTTGATCTGGAAATCCGGCGTGTAGCCTTCGAACGACTCGTCGGTGAAGCGCTCCTTCTGGATTCGCGTCGCGTAGACGACGTCCGCGCCGCGCAGCCCGGCCGCGAGGTCGGTCGTCTGCTCGATCACGTGGCCGTTCGTCGCGATCTGGTCGACGATGTAGGCCGGCATCTCGAGCGTCGGCGGCGACACGAGCGTGAACTTCAGCCCGCGGTACAGCGCAAGCAGCTTGACGAGCGAGTGCACGGTGCGGCCGTACTTGAGGTCGCCGACCAGCGCGATGTGCGCGCCGTCGACGATCTTGCCGAGCCGCGAGAACTCGCGCTGGATCGTATAGAGATCGAGCAGCGCCTGGCTCGGGTGCTCGCCGGGGCCGTCGCCGCCGTTGATCACGGGCAGGTTGGTCGCGCGCGCGAACTCGGCCACCGAGCCTTTCTCCGGGTGGCGGATCACGAGTGCATCGACGTAGCCGGCCATCACGCGGCTCGTGTCGTAGATCGATTCACCCTTGGCCATCGACGAGAACGTGAAACCCGTCGTGTCGCACACCGAGCCGCCGAGCCGGCAGAAGGCGGCGCCGAACGACACGCGCGTACGCGTGCTGGCTTCG
Proteins encoded in this region:
- a CDS encoding nucleotidyltransferase family protein yields the protein MSYASLATGVLLAGGLGQRFDPSGLHSKLLALLPDGTPVAVAAARRLAAATADVIAVVRPGAEKLAMLLNEAGCHVVYAPDAVRGMGASLAAGVRATPDANGWLVALGDMPWIAASTYESVTRALDADDASIVAPAHRGARGHPVGFAAHHFDALAALDGDTGARALFASAPVRLLDVDDPGIVRDVDTPADLR
- a CDS encoding M15 family metallopeptidase, whose amino-acid sequence is MARNRHRAIPSAIVISLSDPAVRSIALLESHEGFVDLAGFHDRIAVDPGRDDTAHPSRHFLKVRHGVAQRLIAAAHALPDGLRLYVKEGYRPLALQRHYFTRHLAHLRRTLNPLPDEDTLVALTSHYVAPPEVAAHPTGAAVDLTLISTDGVELDMGCVLDATDQESSGACYTHNPFISRAAARHRQVLIAALTGAGFTNYPSEWWHWSFGDRYWAVMHNQSHAIYGPVEESMLDEAAR
- a CDS encoding type II toxin-antitoxin system VapC family toxin — translated: MIVLDTHALVWWVAGDPSLSKKARSAIDRARSEGALAASAISAWEIAMLVRNDRLALTMDVEAWLATVAQIDGMRFVPVDADIAAKSTNLPGTFHKDPADRMIVATARRLGAPLVTRDEKIRAYAHVKTLW
- a CDS encoding type II toxin-antitoxin system Phd/YefM family antitoxin, with translation MMPHAPVSKSEFKARALEYFRLVEASGESLIVTDHGKPTLEIRPYHAREAQPLDILRGSVMRYDNPLDPIAEDDWEASR
- a CDS encoding Fe2+-dependent dioxygenase; translation: MMLHIPGVLTKAQVAQCRDHLDAAEWVDGNATSGTQSALAKRNRQLPEGSPAARAVGDAIQDALARHPLFFSAALPLKVFPPLFNRYEGGETFGTHVDNAIRLLRGTDFRVRSDLSATLFLEEPDAYDGGELCVEDTYGTHRAKLPAGDLVLYPASSLHHVTPVTRGERVASFFWIQSMVRDDGDRTLLFQLDTQIQALSAEKGAKDPMVIALTGIYHNLLRKWADA
- a CDS encoding tetratricopeptide repeat protein: MEAVSLKALASVSPREFADILAGPPERAAAWVAAAADNGIVDAQAVYGQYLLDGHGVARDPAAAFNWFRHAARAGHAMAMNMLGRCYEFGWGTAACAPVAVYWYRLAAQAGLDWGMYNYATALALGNGVDENRADALDWFRRAAALGHAKSINLIGGFYEDGWVVPADPDAAFDHYRRAAVAGDFRGQFNYARLLAERGRIDEALGWLAHVPTTATPAFVAKMRAYLASSPIDAFRAAAMQLAPHVMESAT
- a CDS encoding TonB-dependent receptor codes for the protein MKSRPDELKLGKFTTLCSVLAASPAFAADGTPPPAPAGTEGHLAPIEVQGKAEHSYKADFSASVKFTAPLVDTPKSVTVIPQELIQNSGASTLTEALRTVPGITFGAGEGGNPLGDRPFIRGYDTQGSMFVDGMRDTGATTREIFNTERIEITKGSDGAYGGRGGAGGSINLITKAPHLGTTAAASAGLGTDRYRRFTADGNWQFADHAAFRLNLMSHNNDVAGRDAVNNERWGVAPSIAFGLGTPTRVTASYYHLSTDDMPDGGIPYFYTASNKPANVGTIYPAPVDRHNFYGLIDRDFRKTTSDISTIKIEHDITSALTIRNTTRYTESTQDYIWTQPDDSQGNVVNGKVWRRNNNRDSSINSLANLTELFGEFRTGPFKHSFTTGIELTREWGKRDSYKVATDTGKVCQNGIGAASGYNCTSLWSPNPNDPWAGSITRNNDYAHARTTTKSIYGFDTIEITPRWQVNAGVRVDDYSTRFTDTKANGGKTYTRDDTLVNWQAGLVFKPAQNGSIYASYATSSTPAGMLLGEGSETQSLTPGRGGVGPNADQMAPEKNRGIELGTKWNVLNDKLSLTAALFQIDTTNARVTLPNNQYAMVGNKRVQGLELGVAGQITKQWQVFGGYTYMKSALRDNGKDAANNGNRFPNTPKHSLTMWSNYDVTPKFTVGGGAFYMSEVFGDPANLRAVPSYWRFDAMAQYRINKKLDLQLNVNNLFNRTYFDQAYPAHYASIAPGRSAFVTLNARY